GGATCGCTTGCGGGAAAGGTACCTTCGACGGCCTGCTCGATCAGGTCCTCTCGCTTGCCCGTATGCGAATGCTGCTCTTGCTTCCCTTTTTTCATGGCGTCCTCCGGTTGATGCCGGCACCGCAACGCGCACGCGAAGTCCGTGCCCGACCAGGCAACGCCGCTCCGGGAGAAGACATCCCGCCCACCGTCAGTTGACCTGCACCCGCACCATCGACGCGTCACGCTCCGCCTGCACGGTGATATCGACCGGCAGGAATTTCTCGATCACCGCGATGTTGGTGGTCAGGTGCGACGATGCGGTCACGGCGGTGAAGCTGCCCGCGCCGGCCAGGGCCATCGGCAGCACCAATTGGTCAGCGAGGTACTCATCGACCGCGGCCGGGCTGTGCAGGTAGCGCAGCGCCGCGCGCGCGACCCCGTGCGCCACCCGCTCGGCGGGCACGCCGCGCTCGCCGAAGCCGGTGAAGACTTCGGTCACGTGCTCATGCACTGCGTCGAGCACCAGCGCGTTGCCCGGCCCCTCGGCGGGCGACAGCTCGCGCACCGAGCCGACCACGCCGGGCACGCGCGCCGCCAGCACTTCCAGTTCGCGGCGGGCCACGCCGGGCCGCACATTGGCGACGATCCCCTGGCCGCTCAGCTCGCGCAGCGCACCGCGCTCGGTCAGGTGCAGCGCGCCAAGCCGGCCGGCGCACGGCGTGACCGTGGCCAGCACTTCACCGCCGCCGGCCGGATAGAACCCGTGGCGCTTGAGCGCCAGGGTCTGCGTCACGCCCATGCGGGCCAGCAGCGGCTGCCATGCGCGGATCAGGAAATCGACCGGCGGCGCCGCGCGATTGTGCGTGCCGCCGCTCACCGCCACGGTGCTCGGCGCATCGGCAAACCACAGCGCCGGCAGGACGGTCTGCAACACCAGCGTGCAACTGCCGGCCGTACCGATGGCAAAGCGGTAGTCGCCGCCGCGGATCGGCCCCGGCGTAAAGGCCAGCGTCTGCGAGCCGGCCTCGGCGCCCTCCACCGTCGCGCCGCTGATGTCTGCCGCGGCCTGCACGGCCGTCAGATGCTGGCGCATCAGGCCGGGCTTGGACCGGCCCGCACGGAGCCGCTCGATGCGAAACGGGGTGCCGGTCAGCATCGACAGCGTCAATGCCGTGCGCAGGATCTGCCCGCCGCCCTCTCCTTGGGCACCATCGAGTTCGATGCAGGGCGCGGGTTGTAGTCGGTTGTTCATGACGGCTTGTTCTTGTGTTCTTGTTCGTTGCGCGCCCGTCCCGGGCGCATCAGGAAGGATGGCTGTCCGCCATCACGGTTGCATAGAGAAACGCGTCCAGCGCCGCGGGGTCTCCGCTGCCCTGCCGAAATTCCGCCGGCACCGCCTCCGCGGCCAGGGCCTGCTCGACAAAGGCGTGGATGCGCGGAAACCGGGCACCGTATTCCGCCTCCGAAGCGGCCATCTTGATGGCCAGCAGCTGATTGATTTCGTCGCGCAGCGGCGCGTCCGTGACCATGGCGTCCGCCAGATCGGCGAAGCGCATGGGCGGCATCCCGCGCCCGGCGTCGATCCACTGGGCGGCGAGCAGCGGGCGCAGGACATAGAGGTACTTCTTCAAGCGCACGGTCTCGCCCTGCAGGTAGCCGCGAAAGTTCTTGGCCGCCATCGACAGGTAATGCCAACGCCCCCGGCGCTCCGAGAAGAAAGTCGGTGCCAGCATGCGCATGCGCTGTGCCGCGGCAACATCCTCCCGGTAGACGATCGGCGATGCCAGCCACTCCAGCAGGGTCGGATTGGACCGGTGCATCAGCTGCAGCGCCTTGCGCAGTTCCCAGCCGCCCACGTCCAGTTCATCGCTGATCGGCACCTCGATCACGTCGCGCTGCGGCTCGACGCTCAGGTACCACGCCGGGCGATGCACGTAGACGAACCGCACGTCGTAGTCGCTGTCGGGCGAGGCAAACCCCCAGCCCCGACTGCCCGATTCACAGGCAAACAGGACCCGGACGTCGTGCCGCCGCTCGATGTCGGCGAGTTCGGACAGGACCCGTACACGAATGGCGTCGGAGACCGGATGGTCGTAGAGAAAAGTCATGGCGTTCAAAGCAGGCGGGTAATCGGCGTGCGGCATTGTGCCCGAGCCCGGCCGGATGGCGGGTCCCGGGCACGCGAAAGCGGGCGTCGCCTTCAATGCCGGCGGACTACCCCTTCACGCACACCACCTGCCGCAGCGTATGGACGATCTCCACCAGGTCCGCCTGCGCGGCCATCACGGCGTCGATGTCCTTGTACGCCATCGGGATTTCGTCGATGACGTCGGCATCCTTGCGGCACTCCACGTGCGCGGTGGCGCGAACCTGGTCGTCCAGCGTGTAGCGCTTCTTGGCCTGCGTGCGGCTCATGGTACGGCCCGCGCCGTGGCTGCACGAGCAGAACGCCTCTTCGTTGCCCAGCCCGCGCACGATGAAGCTCTTCGCCCCCATCGAACCCGGAATGATGCCGAGCTGCCCCTTCTGCGCCGACACCGCGCCCTTGCGCGTCACCAGCACGTCGTGGCCGAAGTGGGTCTCGCGCTGCACGTAGTTGTGGTGGCAGTTCACCGCTTCCACGTCGGCCGCGAACGGCTTGGCGATGACCTTGCGCGCGGCCGCGATCACGTTCTGCATCATCGTGGCGCGGTTGCGGCGCGCGTAGTCCTGCGCCCAGCCCACCGCTTCCACGTAGTCGTCGAAGTGCTGGCTGCCTTCCTCGAAATACGCCAGGTCGCGGTCCGGCAGGTTGGCGATGTGCTGCCGCATATCGGCCTGCGCCAGTTCGATGAACAGGTTGCCGATCGCATTGCCCACGCCGCGCGAACCGGAGTGCAGCATGAACCAGACGCGGTTCTCTTCATCCAGGCAGACCTCGATGAAGTGGTTGCCGGTACCGAGCGTTCCGAGGTGCTTGTGGTGGTTCGTTTTCTTGAGCCGCGGGTACTTGTCGGTGATCCGATCGAAGCCCTCGACCAGCTCCGCCCACATCGCATCGACCGTGGCCGGCGGCGTGTTCCACGCGCCCTTGTCGCGCGCGCCCGGCGTACGGCCATGCGGCACCGCCGACTCGATGGCGCTGCGCAGGCCGTGCAGGTTGTCCGGCAGATCCGCCGCCGTGAGCGTGGTGCGGGCGGCCATCATGCCGCAGCCGATGTCCACGCCCACCGCCGCCGGGATGATCGCGCCCCGCGTCGGGATCACGCTGCCGATGGTCGACCCCTTGCCCAGGTGCACGTCCGGCATCACCGCCATGTGCTTGAAGATGAACGGCATCTTCGCCGTGTTCATCAGTTGCCGGCGGGCCTCGTCTTCGACCGGCACGCCTTGGGTCCACAGCTTGATGTCGGCGCCCTGGTCGACGTGGAGGGTGTTGTAGTGGGTGTTGCTCATGATGCTTTGATCGTGTTGCATTTGTTGTTGTTCATGCGGCCGCTGCGACGCTGACGCCGGCAGGCCAGGCAGCGCACCGCCGTTGAATACACGTAGCCTTTGGCCACTTCATACCACCATTTCTGCTGCGCGGC
The sequence above is drawn from the Ralstonia solanacearum K60 genome and encodes:
- the rtcA gene encoding RNA 3'-terminal phosphate cyclase; the protein is MNNRLQPAPCIELDGAQGEGGGQILRTALTLSMLTGTPFRIERLRAGRSKPGLMRQHLTAVQAAADISGATVEGAEAGSQTLAFTPGPIRGGDYRFAIGTAGSCTLVLQTVLPALWFADAPSTVAVSGGTHNRAAPPVDFLIRAWQPLLARMGVTQTLALKRHGFYPAGGGEVLATVTPCAGRLGALHLTERGALRELSGQGIVANVRPGVARRELEVLAARVPGVVGSVRELSPAEGPGNALVLDAVHEHVTEVFTGFGERGVPAERVAHGVARAALRYLHSPAAVDEYLADQLVLPMALAGAGSFTAVTASSHLTTNIAVIEKFLPVDITVQAERDASMVRVQVN
- a CDS encoding nucleotidyltransferase domain-containing protein; translation: MPHADYPPALNAMTFLYDHPVSDAIRVRVLSELADIERRHDVRVLFACESGSRGWGFASPDSDYDVRFVYVHRPAWYLSVEPQRDVIEVPISDELDVGGWELRKALQLMHRSNPTLLEWLASPIVYREDVAAAQRMRMLAPTFFSERRGRWHYLSMAAKNFRGYLQGETVRLKKYLYVLRPLLAAQWIDAGRGMPPMRFADLADAMVTDAPLRDEINQLLAIKMAASEAEYGARFPRIHAFVEQALAAEAVPAEFRQGSGDPAALDAFLYATVMADSHPS
- a CDS encoding RtcB family protein, yielding MSNTHYNTLHVDQGADIKLWTQGVPVEDEARRQLMNTAKMPFIFKHMAVMPDVHLGKGSTIGSVIPTRGAIIPAAVGVDIGCGMMAARTTLTAADLPDNLHGLRSAIESAVPHGRTPGARDKGAWNTPPATVDAMWAELVEGFDRITDKYPRLKKTNHHKHLGTLGTGNHFIEVCLDEENRVWFMLHSGSRGVGNAIGNLFIELAQADMRQHIANLPDRDLAYFEEGSQHFDDYVEAVGWAQDYARRNRATMMQNVIAAARKVIAKPFAADVEAVNCHHNYVQRETHFGHDVLVTRKGAVSAQKGQLGIIPGSMGAKSFIVRGLGNEEAFCSCSHGAGRTMSRTQAKKRYTLDDQVRATAHVECRKDADVIDEIPMAYKDIDAVMAAQADLVEIVHTLRQVVCVKG